A stretch of Cupriavidus necator DNA encodes these proteins:
- a CDS encoding UDP-N-acetylmuramoyl-tripeptide--D-alanyl-D-alanine ligase, which yields MSQTPMTNLQQAAGWIAGARVCGDGAVEFSRVHSDSRSVEPGDLFVALKGERFDAHDFIADVVARGAAAVLVSREVDAGVPAIVAPDTRIALGELGAGWRRQFTLPAVAVTGSNGKTTVKEMIAAIFAAAVGEEQRLATGGNLNNDIGLPLTVLRLRATHKLAVLELGMNHPGETVYLAGIAQPTVAVITNAQREHQEFMVSVEAVAHEHAAAIAALPANGVAVYPLDAESGGAYAPVWRNAAGARRALSFGTSQRADVHATVTLVDGAQVMQVRAPGHAFDVRLALLGEHNVRNALAAIACALAAGVHVPAIQRGLAGFQAVKGRLQVKYTPGGTVVIDDTYNANPDSMRAAIDVLAGFAAPRVLVLGDMGEVGDQGPAFHQEIGAYAKARGIGTLWATGELAVHAVQAFGAGGRHFGTAEALAKALEEDSRGMVEQVGAVLVKGSRFMRMERMVAALVADTSAH from the coding sequence ATGAGCCAGACCCCAATGACCAACTTGCAGCAAGCCGCCGGCTGGATCGCCGGCGCGCGCGTTTGCGGCGACGGCGCCGTGGAGTTTTCGCGCGTGCATAGCGACAGCCGCAGCGTCGAGCCCGGCGACCTGTTCGTCGCTCTCAAGGGCGAGCGCTTCGACGCGCATGACTTTATCGCCGACGTGGTGGCGCGCGGCGCTGCCGCCGTGCTGGTCAGCCGCGAGGTCGATGCCGGCGTGCCGGCCATCGTCGCGCCGGACACGCGCATTGCGCTGGGCGAGCTCGGCGCCGGCTGGCGCCGCCAGTTCACGCTGCCGGCGGTGGCGGTGACCGGCAGCAACGGCAAGACCACGGTCAAGGAAATGATCGCGGCCATCTTCGCCGCGGCGGTAGGCGAGGAGCAGCGCCTGGCCACCGGCGGCAACCTGAACAACGATATCGGCCTGCCGCTGACGGTGCTGCGCCTGCGCGCCACGCACAAGCTGGCGGTGCTGGAGCTCGGCATGAACCATCCGGGCGAGACGGTCTACCTGGCCGGCATCGCCCAGCCCACCGTGGCGGTGATCACCAACGCGCAGCGCGAGCACCAGGAGTTCATGGTCAGCGTGGAAGCCGTCGCCCACGAGCACGCTGCCGCGATTGCGGCGCTGCCTGCCAACGGCGTGGCGGTGTACCCGCTCGACGCGGAAAGCGGCGGCGCCTACGCGCCGGTGTGGCGCAATGCCGCGGGCGCGCGCCGTGCGCTGTCGTTCGGCACCTCGCAGCGCGCCGATGTGCACGCCACCGTGACGCTGGTCGACGGCGCACAGGTGATGCAGGTACGCGCGCCTGGCCATGCCTTCGACGTGCGCCTGGCGCTGCTGGGTGAGCACAACGTGCGCAACGCGCTGGCGGCCATCGCCTGCGCGCTGGCCGCGGGGGTGCACGTGCCGGCGATCCAGCGGGGCCTGGCCGGGTTCCAGGCGGTCAAGGGCCGGCTGCAGGTCAAGTACACGCCGGGTGGGACGGTAGTCATCGACGACACATACAACGCCAACCCCGACTCCATGCGCGCCGCCATCGACGTGCTGGCCGGCTTTGCCGCGCCGCGTGTGCTGGTGCTGGGCGACATGGGCGAAGTGGGCGACCAGGGCCCCGCATTCCACCAAGAAATCGGTGCCTACGCCAAGGCACGCGGCATTGGCACGCTGTGGGCGACCGGTGAACTGGCCGTGCATGCGGTGCAGGCATTCGGCGCGGGTGGCCGGCATTTCGGCACCGCGGAAGCCCTGGCAAAGGCGCTGGAGGAAGACAGCAGGGGCATGGTGGAGCAAGTGGGCGCCGTGCTGGTGAAGGGATCGCGCTTCATGCGCATGGAACGGATGGTCGCGGCGCTGGTCGCAGACACTTCCGCACATTAA
- the mraY gene encoding phospho-N-acetylmuramoyl-pentapeptide-transferase, whose amino-acid sequence MLLALAQWLQNDYSFLRVVNYLTFRAVMANLTALLIGLAFGPWVIRKLTELKVGQAVRTIGPQTHLVKAGTPTMGGVLVLVSIAVSTLLWCDWGNRFIWVVMLVTFGYGAIGWVDDYRKVVYRDPRGMSSREKFFWQTLIGLVAAVYLAFSVSESSNVRVWELFLNWVEGGLSLDMPYKSNLIVPFFKEISYPLGVAGFIVLTYLVIVGSSNAVNLTDGLDGLVIMPVVLVGGGLGVFAYVMGNSVYSKYLLFPHIPGAGELLIFCSALAGAGLAFLWFNAHPAQVFMGDVGALALGGALGTVAVIVRQEIVLFVMGGIFVVETLSVMAQVTWFKITKRRYGEGRRLFRMAPLHHHFELGGWKETQVTVRFWIITMLLVLIGLSTLKLR is encoded by the coding sequence ATGTTATTGGCTCTGGCCCAGTGGCTGCAAAACGACTACAGCTTCCTCCGGGTCGTCAACTATCTGACTTTCCGCGCGGTGATGGCCAACCTCACCGCGCTTCTGATCGGGCTGGCGTTCGGTCCGTGGGTGATCCGCAAGCTGACCGAGCTGAAGGTCGGCCAGGCGGTGCGCACCATCGGCCCGCAGACCCACTTGGTCAAGGCCGGCACGCCGACCATGGGCGGCGTGCTGGTGCTGGTCTCGATCGCGGTGTCGACGCTGCTGTGGTGCGACTGGGGCAACCGTTTTATCTGGGTGGTGATGCTGGTCACCTTCGGCTACGGCGCGATCGGCTGGGTCGACGACTACCGCAAGGTGGTGTATCGCGACCCGCGCGGCATGTCGAGCCGCGAGAAATTTTTCTGGCAGACGCTGATCGGCCTGGTGGCCGCGGTCTACCTGGCGTTTTCGGTATCGGAAAGCAGCAACGTGCGGGTGTGGGAGCTGTTCCTGAACTGGGTCGAGGGCGGGCTGTCGTTGGACATGCCGTACAAGTCCAACCTGATCGTGCCCTTCTTCAAGGAGATCAGCTACCCGCTGGGCGTGGCCGGCTTCATCGTGCTGACCTACCTGGTGATCGTGGGCTCGAGCAACGCCGTCAACCTGACCGACGGCCTGGACGGCCTGGTGATCATGCCGGTGGTGCTGGTTGGCGGCGGGCTGGGCGTGTTTGCGTACGTAATGGGCAACTCGGTCTACAGCAAGTACCTGCTGTTCCCGCATATCCCGGGCGCGGGCGAACTGCTGATCTTCTGCTCGGCATTGGCCGGCGCGGGGCTGGCCTTCCTCTGGTTCAATGCGCACCCGGCGCAGGTGTTCATGGGCGACGTCGGCGCGCTGGCGCTGGGCGGCGCGCTCGGCACGGTGGCGGTGATCGTGCGCCAGGAGATCGTGCTGTTCGTGATGGGCGGCATCTTCGTGGTGGAAACACTGTCGGTGATGGCGCAGGTGACGTGGTTCAAGATCACCAAGCGCCGCTATGGCGAAGGCAGGCGGCTGTTCCGGATGGCGCCGCTGCACCACCATTTCGAGCTGGGCGGTTGGAAGGAAACCCAGGTCACGGTGCGCTTCTGGATCATCACCATGCTGCTGGTGCTGATCGGGTTGTCGACGCTGAAGTTGCGTTAA
- the murD gene encoding UDP-N-acetylmuramoyl-L-alanine--D-glutamate ligase, protein MFGELQKPHVLVLGLGESGLAMARWCGLNGCAVRVADTREAPANLVFLQAELTSAEFVGGPFADSLLDGIGLVAISPGLSPLEAATGALLAAAQARGIPVWGEIELFVRALRHLEAESGYAPKILAITGTNGKTTTTALTGRLVERAGKSVAVAGNISPSALDKLSACIASASLPEVWVLELSSFQLETTHTLAPAAATVLNVTQDHLDWHGSMEAYAASKARIFGPAGSECVQVLNRNDRLTMDMARPGSTPLTFGTDLPETPGSFGILREGGMPWLVLAEPDPDAEGEGKPRRRKAAEVAREAVPVRHKRLMPADALHIRGMHNATNAMAALALCRAIDLPMNALLHGLREYRGEPHRVEWVATIDDVEYFDDSKGTNVGATVAALSGLDKRVVLIAGGEGKGQDFSPLAAPVAQYARAVVLIGRAAGELRDALQGSGASLVDAGTLEEAVTKAAGLAESGDVVLLSPACASLDMFRNYVHRAEVFRGAVEELALSRGILP, encoded by the coding sequence GTGTTTGGCGAGCTGCAAAAACCTCATGTGCTGGTACTGGGCCTTGGTGAGTCGGGCCTGGCCATGGCGCGCTGGTGTGGCCTGAACGGCTGCGCGGTGCGCGTGGCTGACACGCGCGAGGCGCCCGCCAACCTTGTCTTCCTGCAGGCCGAGCTGACTTCGGCCGAATTCGTCGGCGGCCCGTTCGCCGACAGCCTGCTCGACGGCATCGGCCTGGTGGCGATCAGTCCGGGCCTGTCGCCGCTGGAAGCCGCCACTGGCGCGCTGCTGGCCGCGGCGCAGGCGCGCGGCATCCCCGTGTGGGGCGAGATCGAGCTGTTCGTGCGCGCGCTGCGCCACCTGGAAGCCGAGTCCGGCTACGCGCCGAAGATCCTGGCGATCACCGGCACCAACGGCAAGACCACCACCACCGCGCTGACCGGCCGGCTGGTGGAGCGCGCCGGCAAGAGCGTGGCGGTGGCGGGCAATATCAGCCCGTCGGCGCTGGACAAGCTGTCGGCCTGCATCGCCTCGGCATCGCTGCCGGAGGTGTGGGTGCTTGAGCTGTCCAGCTTCCAGCTGGAAACCACGCACACGCTGGCGCCCGCCGCGGCGACTGTGCTCAACGTCACCCAGGACCACCTGGACTGGCATGGCTCGATGGAAGCCTATGCCGCGTCCAAGGCGCGCATCTTCGGGCCGGCCGGCAGCGAGTGCGTGCAGGTGCTCAACCGCAACGACCGCCTGACCATGGATATGGCGCGGCCCGGGAGCACGCCGCTGACCTTTGGCACCGACCTGCCGGAAACGCCGGGCAGCTTCGGCATCCTGCGCGAGGGCGGCATGCCCTGGCTGGTGCTGGCCGAACCCGATCCGGACGCGGAAGGGGAGGGCAAGCCGCGCCGCCGCAAGGCCGCCGAGGTGGCCCGGGAAGCCGTGCCGGTGCGCCACAAGCGCCTGATGCCGGCCGACGCGCTGCATATCCGCGGCATGCACAACGCCACCAACGCGATGGCCGCGCTGGCGCTGTGCCGCGCCATCGACCTGCCGATGAACGCACTGCTGCACGGCCTGCGCGAATACCGCGGCGAGCCGCACCGCGTGGAGTGGGTTGCGACCATCGACGATGTCGAGTATTTCGACGACAGCAAGGGCACCAACGTGGGCGCAACCGTGGCCGCGCTGTCTGGGCTGGACAAGCGCGTGGTGCTGATCGCCGGCGGCGAAGGCAAGGGCCAGGATTTCTCGCCGCTGGCCGCGCCGGTGGCGCAGTACGCGCGCGCGGTGGTGCTGATCGGCCGTGCCGCGGGTGAACTGCGCGATGCATTGCAGGGCAGCGGTGCCAGCCTGGTCGACGCCGGCACGCTGGAAGAGGCCGTGACCAAGGCTGCCGGACTGGCCGAGAGCGGCGATGTGGTGCTGCTGTCGCCGGCATGCGCCAGCCTCGACATGTTCCGCAACTACGTGCATCGCGCCGAGGTGTTCCGCGGCGCCGTGGAAGAACTGGCGCTGTCCCGGGGGATCCTGCCATGA
- the ftsW gene encoding putative lipid II flippase FtsW: MSEAQVKRSGFIGATIGNAWGGLRDAVSGVKPTRSRMMEYDQPMLWVSIVLLALGLVMVYSASIALPDSPRYANYRESHFLMRHAFALGIGLSVGLASFQVPVKVWDRYAPKLFIFALILLVIVLVPFVGKGVNGARRWIPLGVMNFQPSELMKLAVVLYAANYTVRKQEWMQTVSKGFLPMGVAVVVVGMLLLLEPDMGAFLVIAAVAMGILFLGGINGKLFAGLVGVAIGAFALLITASPWRRERIFAYLNPWEESNALGKAYQLTHSLIAFGRGEWTGVGLGGSIEKLHYLPEAHTDFILAVIGEEFGFVGVLVVIVLFYWLVRRAFNIGRTALQLDRTFAGLVAKGIGVWIGWQTFINMGVNLGLLPTKGLTLPLVSYGGSGILMNCVALAILLRIDYENRVLMRGGKV, encoded by the coding sequence ATGAGCGAAGCACAGGTCAAGCGCAGCGGCTTTATCGGCGCCACCATCGGCAATGCCTGGGGTGGCCTGCGCGACGCCGTGTCGGGCGTCAAGCCGACCCGCTCGCGCATGATGGAGTACGACCAGCCCATGCTGTGGGTGTCGATCGTGCTGCTCGCGCTCGGCCTGGTGATGGTCTATTCGGCCTCGATCGCGCTGCCGGACTCGCCGCGCTACGCCAACTATCGCGAGAGCCACTTCCTGATGCGCCATGCGTTCGCGCTGGGGATCGGGCTGTCGGTCGGGCTGGCGTCGTTCCAGGTCCCGGTCAAGGTGTGGGACCGCTACGCGCCCAAGCTCTTTATCTTCGCGCTGATCCTGCTGGTGATCGTGCTGGTGCCGTTCGTCGGCAAGGGCGTGAACGGCGCGCGGCGCTGGATTCCGCTGGGCGTGATGAACTTCCAGCCGTCCGAGCTGATGAAGCTGGCGGTGGTGCTGTACGCGGCCAACTACACCGTGCGCAAGCAGGAGTGGATGCAGACCGTGTCCAAGGGCTTTTTGCCGATGGGCGTGGCGGTGGTGGTGGTGGGCATGCTGCTGCTGCTCGAGCCCGACATGGGCGCGTTCCTGGTAATCGCCGCGGTGGCGATGGGCATCCTGTTCCTGGGCGGCATCAACGGCAAGCTGTTTGCCGGGCTGGTGGGCGTGGCAATCGGCGCGTTCGCGCTGCTGATCACGGCTTCGCCCTGGCGGCGCGAGCGGATCTTCGCCTACCTGAACCCGTGGGAAGAGAGCAACGCGCTGGGCAAGGCCTACCAGCTCACGCACTCGCTGATCGCTTTCGGCCGCGGCGAGTGGACCGGGGTGGGGCTGGGCGGCAGCATCGAGAAGCTGCACTACCTGCCCGAGGCCCATACCGACTTCATCCTCGCGGTGATCGGCGAGGAATTCGGCTTTGTCGGCGTGCTGGTGGTGATCGTGCTGTTCTACTGGCTGGTGCGGCGCGCCTTCAATATCGGCCGCACCGCGCTGCAGCTGGACCGCACCTTTGCCGGCCTGGTGGCCAAGGGCATCGGCGTGTGGATCGGCTGGCAGACCTTTATCAATATGGGCGTGAATCTGGGCCTGCTGCCGACCAAGGGGCTGACGCTGCCGCTGGTGAGCTATGGCGGCTCGGGGATCTTGATGAACTGCGTGGCGCTGGCGATCCTGCTGCGCATTGATTATGAAAATCGAGTATTGATGCGCGGAGGGAAGGTATGA
- the murG gene encoding undecaprenyldiphospho-muramoylpentapeptide beta-N-acetylglucosaminyltransferase codes for MTGPRTLLVMAGGTGGHVFPGLAVAHALREQGWKVVWLGNRTGMEATLVPKHDIPMEFIQFGGLRGKGLVTKFLLPLNLLRAFWQSIAALRRVRPSVVLGMGGYITFPAGMMASLLGRPLVLHEQNSIAGLANKVLAKVADRVLCAFPDTLPGGEWTGNPVREELAHLDAPEARYDQRSGPLRILVVGGSLGAAALNEVVPKAIALLPGGERPVVTHQAGAKQIDTLRANYAAAQVPAQTLPFIDDMARAYADADLVICRAGAMTVSEVAAAGVAAMFVPFPHAVDDHQTTNAEFLSKQGAALLVQQKDLTAEGLAQTIASLTRPQLKDMARLARGLAKPEATRRVAEICSQLARD; via the coding sequence ATGACCGGACCGCGCACCTTGCTCGTGATGGCCGGCGGCACCGGGGGGCATGTGTTCCCGGGGCTGGCGGTCGCGCACGCGCTGCGCGAGCAGGGCTGGAAAGTGGTCTGGCTGGGCAACCGCACCGGCATGGAAGCCACGCTGGTGCCCAAGCACGACATCCCGATGGAGTTCATCCAGTTCGGCGGGCTGCGCGGCAAAGGCCTGGTGACCAAGTTCCTGCTGCCGCTGAACCTGCTGCGTGCGTTCTGGCAGAGCATAGCCGCGCTGCGCCGGGTGCGCCCGAGCGTGGTGCTGGGCATGGGCGGCTATATCACCTTCCCGGCCGGCATGATGGCGTCGCTGCTGGGGCGCCCGCTGGTGCTGCACGAGCAGAACTCGATTGCCGGACTGGCCAACAAGGTGCTGGCCAAGGTGGCCGACCGCGTGCTGTGCGCGTTCCCGGACACGCTGCCCGGCGGCGAATGGACCGGCAACCCGGTACGCGAGGAACTGGCGCACCTGGACGCGCCCGAAGCGCGCTATGACCAGCGCAGCGGCCCGCTGCGGATCCTGGTGGTGGGCGGCAGCCTGGGCGCCGCGGCGTTGAACGAGGTGGTGCCCAAGGCCATCGCGCTGCTGCCCGGGGGCGAGCGCCCGGTGGTCACGCATCAGGCGGGCGCGAAGCAGATCGACACGCTGCGCGCCAACTACGCGGCCGCGCAGGTGCCCGCGCAGACCCTGCCGTTCATCGACGACATGGCGCGCGCTTACGCCGATGCGGACCTGGTGATCTGCCGCGCTGGCGCGATGACGGTGTCGGAAGTGGCTGCCGCGGGTGTGGCGGCGATGTTCGTGCCGTTCCCGCATGCGGTGGACGACCACCAGACCACCAACGCGGAATTTTTGTCGAAGCAGGGCGCGGCCCTGCTGGTGCAGCAGAAAGACCTGACGGCCGAGGGGCTGGCGCAAACCATCGCCAGCCTGACCCGGCCGCAGCTGAAAGACATGGCGCGCCTGGCGCGCGGACTGGCCAAACCTGAGGCAACCCGGCGCGTCGCCGAGATCTGCAGTCAGCTGGCCAGGGACTGA
- the murC gene encoding UDP-N-acetylmuramate--L-alanine ligase, whose product MKHIVKNIHFVGIGGAGMSGIAEVLLNLGYKVSGSDVGNNAATRRLASLGATVMHGHDAANVTGANAVVVSTAVSGDNPEVLAARSKRIPVVPRAVMLAELMRLKQGVAIAGTHGKTTTTSLVASVLAEGGLDPTFVIGGRLNSAGANARLGTGDFIVAEADESDASFLNLFPVIEVITNIDADHMDTYGHDFARLKQAFIEFTQRLPFYGIAVLCVDDPNVREILPFVSKPVVRYGFAEDAQIRAVDARAVDGQMHFTVQRQLNGHTEPPLEIVLNLPGLHNVQNALAAIAIATELEVPDAAIVKALREFHGVGRRFQRYGEVATPDGAGTFTLVDDYGHHPVEMAATLAAARGAFPGRRLVLAFQPHRFTRTRDCFEDFVKVLGTVDALLLSEVYAAGEAPIVAADGRALTRALRVAGKVEPVFVEQMEEMPQAILDAVRPGDVVVTMGAGSIGAVPGQLVSHQQSTQSTQGGQA is encoded by the coding sequence ATGAAGCATATCGTCAAGAACATCCACTTCGTGGGCATCGGCGGCGCCGGCATGAGCGGCATCGCCGAGGTCCTGCTGAACCTGGGATACAAGGTCTCGGGCTCGGACGTGGGCAACAATGCCGCCACGCGGCGCCTGGCATCGCTCGGCGCCACGGTCATGCACGGGCATGACGCGGCCAACGTGACCGGCGCCAACGCGGTGGTGGTGTCGACCGCCGTCAGCGGCGACAACCCCGAAGTGCTGGCCGCCCGTAGCAAGCGCATCCCGGTGGTGCCGCGCGCAGTGATGCTGGCCGAACTGATGCGCCTGAAGCAGGGCGTGGCCATCGCCGGCACGCACGGCAAGACCACCACCACCAGCCTGGTGGCGTCGGTGCTGGCCGAAGGCGGGCTGGACCCGACCTTCGTGATCGGCGGCCGCCTGAACTCGGCCGGCGCCAACGCGCGCCTGGGCACGGGCGACTTCATCGTGGCCGAGGCCGACGAGTCGGACGCATCGTTCCTGAACCTGTTCCCGGTCATCGAGGTCATCACCAATATCGATGCCGACCACATGGACACCTACGGGCATGACTTTGCCCGGCTCAAGCAGGCGTTCATCGAATTCACCCAGCGGCTGCCGTTCTACGGCATCGCGGTGCTGTGCGTCGACGACCCCAACGTGCGCGAGATCCTGCCGTTCGTGTCCAAGCCGGTGGTGCGCTACGGCTTTGCCGAGGATGCCCAGATCCGCGCCGTGGACGCGCGCGCGGTCGACGGCCAGATGCACTTCACCGTGCAGCGCCAGCTCAACGGCCATACCGAGCCGCCGCTCGAGATCGTGCTGAACCTGCCCGGCCTGCACAACGTGCAGAACGCGCTCGCGGCGATCGCCATTGCCACCGAGCTGGAGGTGCCCGATGCCGCCATCGTCAAGGCACTGCGCGAGTTCCATGGCGTGGGCCGGCGCTTCCAGCGCTACGGCGAGGTGGCCACGCCCGACGGCGCCGGCACCTTCACCCTGGTGGACGACTACGGCCACCACCCGGTCGAGATGGCGGCCACGCTGGCCGCCGCGCGCGGCGCGTTCCCGGGGCGCCGCCTGGTGCTGGCGTTCCAGCCGCACCGCTTTACCCGTACGCGGGATTGCTTTGAGGACTTCGTCAAAGTGCTGGGCACCGTCGATGCGCTGCTGCTGTCCGAGGTCTACGCCGCCGGCGAAGCCCCGATCGTGGCCGCCGACGGCCGTGCGCTGACCCGCGCGCTGCGCGTGGCCGGCAAGGTCGAACCTGTTTTCGTGGAGCAGATGGAAGAAATGCCGCAGGCCATCCTGGATGCCGTCCGGCCGGGCGATGTGGTCGTGACGATGGGCGCGGGCTCGATCGGGGCCGTGCCGGGGCAGCTGGTGTCGCACCAGCAATCGACGCAATCAACGCAGGGAGGCCAGGCATGA
- a CDS encoding D-alanine--D-alanine ligase, with translation MSFVAHPNIDPKSLGKVGVLLGGRSAEREISLMSGNGVLAALQSRGVDAHGFDPGLQSVAELAAAGFDRVFIALHGRYGEDGTIQGLLEQLGVPYTGSGVLASAMAMDKQATKRLWMTYGLATPRFAMLHADTDFDAVAADLGLPLIVKPAREGSSIGLTKVTAADQMRAAFEKAAALDNDVIAETFIDGAELTCPIVGEGDSAEALPVIRIVAPEANYDYQNKYFTDDTQYLCPSGLDPEVEREVRALAVQSYRVLGCRGWARADLMLRADGKPFLLEMNTSPGMTGHSLVPMAARAVGISYEDFVMQVVAAATLDLHPNEHWKPE, from the coding sequence ATGAGCTTCGTGGCCCATCCCAATATCGATCCCAAGTCGCTGGGCAAGGTCGGCGTGCTGCTGGGCGGACGCTCGGCCGAACGCGAGATCTCGCTGATGTCTGGCAACGGCGTGCTGGCCGCGCTGCAGTCGCGCGGCGTGGACGCGCACGGCTTCGACCCGGGCCTGCAGAGCGTGGCCGAGCTGGCCGCTGCCGGCTTTGACCGCGTCTTTATCGCACTGCATGGCCGCTATGGCGAGGATGGCACCATCCAGGGCCTGCTCGAGCAGCTGGGCGTGCCGTACACCGGCAGCGGCGTGCTGGCATCAGCCATGGCCATGGACAAGCAGGCCACCAAGCGCTTGTGGATGACCTATGGCCTGGCCACGCCGCGCTTTGCCATGCTGCATGCGGACACTGATTTTGATGCCGTGGCGGCCGACCTGGGCCTGCCGCTGATCGTCAAGCCGGCGCGCGAGGGCTCGTCGATCGGCCTGACCAAGGTCACTGCCGCCGACCAGATGCGCGCGGCGTTCGAGAAGGCCGCGGCGCTGGACAACGACGTCATTGCCGAGACCTTTATCGACGGCGCCGAACTGACCTGCCCGATCGTGGGCGAGGGCGACAGCGCCGAAGCGCTGCCGGTGATCCGCATCGTTGCACCCGAAGCCAACTACGACTATCAAAATAAGTACTTTACTGACGATACCCAGTACTTGTGCCCGTCGGGCCTGGATCCCGAAGTCGAACGCGAGGTCCGGGCGCTGGCGGTGCAGTCCTACCGCGTGCTGGGCTGCCGCGGCTGGGCGCGTGCCGACCTGATGCTGCGCGCCGACGGCAAGCCTTTCCTGCTCGAGATGAATACCTCGCCCGGCATGACCGGCCATTCGCTGGTGCCGATGGCGGCGCGCGCGGTTGGCATCAGCTACGAGGACTTCGTGATGCAGGTGGTGGCCGCGGCCACGCTGGACCTGCATCCCAACGAGCATTGGAAACCCGAATAA
- a CDS encoding cell division protein FtsQ/DivIB: MWHNARLLNLIASALYALVVLMALAAGLLWLAQRPVFAITHVEIGPLDGGALRHVNAPSVRASALGKLTGNFFTLDLNAARQAFESVPWVRRASVRREWPNGLAVEVEEHEALGTWGTPDSGRLINTYGEVFVANTAEAEEDAQLLALDGPPDSEGDVIEKLEVMRQWFKPLKAEPLAVALSGRYAWRAKLSNGMEVELGREQNDEDRVAMDQRVRRFVAAWPQVTQQWGSQIEYADLRYPNGFAIRAANARFLTEAQIAAAVRAEKAAKAAKAAKPAPAAAAVSGTSNNNPTRLKSKNAEKTR; encoded by the coding sequence ATGTGGCATAACGCACGCCTGCTCAACCTGATCGCCTCCGCGCTGTACGCGCTGGTGGTGCTGATGGCGCTCGCGGCAGGCCTGCTGTGGCTGGCGCAGCGGCCGGTGTTCGCCATCACCCATGTGGAGATCGGCCCGCTGGACGGCGGCGCCCTGCGCCACGTGAACGCGCCCAGCGTGCGTGCCAGCGCGCTGGGCAAGCTGACCGGCAATTTCTTCACGCTGGACCTGAACGCGGCCCGGCAGGCATTCGAGTCGGTGCCCTGGGTGCGGCGCGCCAGCGTGCGGCGCGAATGGCCCAACGGCCTGGCGGTCGAGGTCGAGGAACACGAGGCGCTGGGCACCTGGGGCACGCCCGACAGCGGGCGCCTGATCAATACCTATGGCGAGGTCTTTGTCGCCAACACCGCCGAGGCGGAAGAAGACGCACAGCTGCTGGCGCTGGACGGGCCGCCGGACAGCGAGGGCGATGTGATCGAGAAGCTCGAGGTCATGCGCCAGTGGTTCAAGCCGCTCAAGGCCGAGCCGCTGGCGGTGGCCCTGTCTGGCCGCTATGCGTGGCGCGCGAAGCTGTCCAACGGCATGGAGGTCGAACTGGGCCGCGAGCAGAACGATGAGGATCGCGTGGCGATGGACCAGCGGGTCCGGCGCTTCGTCGCGGCCTGGCCGCAGGTCACCCAGCAATGGGGCAGCCAGATCGAGTATGCCGACTTGCGTTATCCCAACGGCTTTGCCATCCGCGCCGCCAATGCCCGCTTCCTGACCGAGGCGCAGATCGCAGCGGCGGTCAGGGCGGAGAAGGCGGCGAAAGCAGCGAAGGCGGCCAAGCCGGCGCCGGCGGCAGCAGCGGTTTCAGGTACTTCCAACAACAATCCGACGCGACTGAAGAGCAAGAACGCGGAGAAAACCCGATGA